TCGCGGGTGGGGCCGGTCGGCTCCGTGGGCTTTAACCCACCTGTTCAGGCCGGGGCCCGCGTCGGGCAAGGCCAGGGGGCCACTCGTTCAGAATTCCGGTCAGGCCCAAAGCCCGCCCGAGTTGCCGGACAGCCTACGGCCCCCTGACCATGCCCGACCCCAACCCGAACAGGACACCGGCCAAAGCCCACTCCCCCGCCCTCACGCACGTAGCCGTCTGACGGCAACAGGGTGCGCACAACACCGCACTTCCACGCACGCCCACGGACTGGCCGAATTCAGCTGACCTGCGAAACCGCAGATGAAAGCACCTCAGCACACACACGTACTATGTGCTGGCGGGGACGACGCCGGTCCTGGTTCACAACTGCAACCTGGGTGACTATGCCGACAGTCTGCGTGCTGGCTTCAATAAAACTGATGGCCCCTTCTTTGCGGCGAAATATACATCACCGTCAGGGCGAACCTATTTTGGTCACTCGGGTCATGACCTGACGCCAGCTCCCGGTGGAGAAGTGGATTCTCTCGTGCGGCAGTTCACGCCTGAGGGGGGTCGCTACCATGCGGGATGTGCTGAAACGATGTGCCTCATCCAGGCGGAGGCGGCCGAGGGTGCGGCCGGGATCCGAGGGGGATCGTTCGAAGTGGTAAAGGTGCGGGGATTGAATTCGCCGCCCGGTGGCGCGCACGGCACGCCTGCCAGTCCATGTGCGTTGGTCTGTCAGCCCAGGCTGCAGCATCAGGGAATCAGTTTCGAAGGTGGTTGATGTGGCCAGAGAGCACCTCCAGGTTAATCGATTCGGGTTTGCCGAATACGAAGACATGATTGAGCTCGCCCATGGAGTAGATGCTCCAAGGGTGGTAGGAGTGTTGAGTTCGATCGTGGAGCTGGTTCTCGCAGGGGAAGACGACATGCTCGATTCGCTATCGGATGGTGCGCAAGCAGATTTCGTAGTCCCCCTAGGAATGTGCGCGAGGATGCTTTCGAGTGGTGATTATTCGGCGCTGGAGCTGGTCTCTGCCGCCTGCACCGTGAGATATGCCGCCGAATCGCACATGTCTGAGTTCTCGGACAGCCTCGCGCAGATGTTGTCTCGGCTGCCACACTGAGTGACGCTAGCGATCGCAAATATCAGCCCCGTCGAGCTGCGCTCGGCGGGGCTGATTTGCCGTTTGACGGCAGTAGTTGACGGCGACGGCGGCGGACACCAGCTGTCCGCCGCCGTCGCCGTACGTATGTCAGGGGTGGTCGAGGGCGCGGCCGAGGAGGTCGATGGCATCGCGCTGGAGGCGGAGTCGGACGTGGGCGTAGACGGTGGCGGTGACGCCGATGTGGGCGTGGCCGAGGAGTTCCTTGATCACGACGAGGTCGACGCCCTGTTCCAAGAGCAGGGTGGCAGTCGAGTGGCGGAGGTCGTGGAATCGGTGGCGAAGGCCGGCCTTGCGGAGGAGCGTGGTGAAGGTCCGCGTGAGGTTGGTCGGGTCGATCGCTCTTCCCTGCGGCGTGGTGAACACGTACCCGTTGTGCTGCCACTCGATGCCTGCCGTGTGCCGTTCACGCCGCTGCTCCTCGTGGTGGTGCTTGAGCGACTGGAGATAGCGGGCGGGAAGGGCGATGCGGCGCTCGGAGGCCCGGGTCTTGGTGGGCAACGTGGTGAGTCCGCCCGTGTTGGTGCGCTGCAAGGTGCGGCGGATGGCAGCGGTGCCCCGGTCGAGGTTGAGGTCTTCCCAGCGGAGACCGAGGAGTTCGCCCTTGCGCAGCCCGGTGTGGTGAGCGAGTTCGAACAGGGCGAGCCTCCTGCTGACTTGGAGTGGTGCATGGCCTTCGGGGTTGGAAGGTGGGGCCGGCTGAAGTAGGTGTAGCCGCGCCGAGGGGAGACTCCAAGCCTCCCCGGCGGTGCGGGCACCCGCTGCGCTCTCTTCGCGACAGAGAGGCACAACAGCCGCCCAAAAGCGCAGAGACCTTCCTATACTTCGCTGAAGGGGACAGCGGCGTGACGGCCGCGACCGACGGGGTGGGGGGATGCGCACCGTGCGATCACGTGTGCCCGTGACGGATGTGGAGCCGCGGCCGGCCGAGGTCAGGGCCGATACGGAGACCGCCGACAGCCCGCCAGCACCGTCCCGGCGCACCCTGCCGCCCCCATTACGCCCGCAACTCCTTCTCTCCTGGCTGCCGTTGGCGGCGGCGGCCGTTCTCTGGGTCTACGCCCTGCCGCGTATCGGCTTCCGGTCCATGGGCGACTACGGGCTCCTCGACCGGTTCCCCGTCGCGTACTACGCCGCCCTCGCGCTGCTCACCTGCGGGTTTCTGGTCGCGCTGCGCCGTGCCGGGACCGCGCCCTGGTGGCCCGCCGCGTACTGCGTGGCGCTGCTTGTCGCGTTGAAGGCCCCGCCCGCCGTGCTGTACGGGGCCGTGCGGTACCCGTGGGCGTCGAAGCACGACGCCGTCGTCAACCAGATGCTGCTCGGCGGTGAACTGCGGCCGTACACCACGCAGTCGGGCAACATGTCCGCCTACGACCAGTGGCCCGGGTTCTTCACCCTTGTCGGCGGACTGGTGCGCGCCTTCGGTGTGGAGAGCGCGGCCGTGTTCCTCAACTGGGCGCCGATCGCACTCGGTCTGCTGATGATGCCGGTGCTGGTACTGCTCTACCGCACCTTCACCGAGGACTGGCGGCTGGTGTGGACCGCCGTCTGGATCTTTCAGCTCGCCAACTGGGTCGGGCAGGACTATCTGGCGCCGCAGGGCTTCGCGTTCCTGCTGCATCTGTCCGTACTCGCCGTCGTCATGCGGCACTTCGTGCGGCCCGGATCGGCCGGACGGTTGCGCGACCGGTCGTACCTCGACCCGGCGTCCGCCGCCGTGCCGCCGCCGACCGGGACCCGGCAGCGGGCCGTCGGTGTCGCCGTTCTCGCGCCGCTGATCCTGGCCATCAACGCGTCGCACCAGCTCACACCCGTGATGCTCTGCGTTTCGCTGTTCGCCCTGACCCTCACCCGCCGCTACCGCAACTACGGTCTGCTGGCGGTCGCCGGGCTGATCATGCTGGTGTGGGACCTGACGATGGGACGCCCGCTCTTCCTGGAGACCCTGGGCACCCTGCGCGACTCGCTCGGTCAGCTGACCCAGAACTCCCGGGCCGGATACGCCGGTGAACTCACCGGCCCCGGCCCCGAACTGGCCGGTCTCGCCAATGTGTTGATGGTCCTCGTCGTCGCCGCGCTCGCGGGCACCGCGCTGCTTCTGCGACGCAGACTGATCCATGCCGCGCTGCCGCTGCTGCTCGTCTCCCTCGCCCCGGTCCCGCTGTTCGTCGTCAACGACTACGGCGGCGAAATGCTGTTCCGCGTCTACCTGTTCGGGCTTCCCGGCGCCGCGTTCTTCGCCGCCGCGACCCTCGTGCCCGCCGCCGGAGGCGCCTGGCGGCCGGCCCGCAGACGGGCGCGGGCGTTCACGCTGCACGCCGTGCTGCCGGTGGCGCTGCTCGTCCTGCTGGCCGGCTTCCTGCCGTCGTACTACGGCAAGGAGAAGATGTACTACACCCCGCCCGCCGAGACGGCGCTGGTCACCCGTGCGATCGACCGGGCGCCGGACGGCGCGCTGCTCCTCGCCACCACCGGCTCGTTCCCGGGGGCGCTGCACCGCTACGACCGGGTCGAGCACTGGTTCTTCGCCGAGCAGGAACTCCCCGAGAACGAGAGGATGCTGGCGGATCCCGCGAGGTATCTGGCGGACGGCATCCCGCCCGGCACCGCCGCGTACGTGGTCCTCACCCGTACGCAGGACATCTACGCGGCGGGTGAGGGTCTCCTGCCCCCGGGCGGCTTCGACGTCCTGCGCCAACGCCTCACCGCCTCACCGCTGTTCGGGGTCGTGGAGCGACACCCGTACGGCATCGTCCTGGAGTACCGGCCGGACACCCGGACCACCGACGCACCCGGAGGCGCACGCCCATGACGGTCGATCAGTTACGGCTCCGAGTACCGCTGGCCCTGGCCGGCTGGGGCGCGCTCGCCGCGACCGCGCTGCCCGGTGGTTCCCCACTGCGCTGGGCCCCGGTGGTGCTGTTCGTCTGTTTCGGACCCGGCCTCGCGCTCCTCCATCCGCAGGGCGGCAAACTGCGCCCCGCCGCCCGTATCGAGGCCGTCGCCCTCGCCGCGCCGCTCAGCCTCTCGCTCGCGGTCACCGTCAGCACCGCGCTGTTTCTGCTCAACGGGTTCTCCGCGACGGCCTTCCTGGCGGTCCTCGCCGCCGTCACGACCGTCGCCGCCGCCCTGCCGGGACTGCCGCTGCCCGCCGCGACGCGCGGGGCGGCCCGCGCGAGGACCCCCGACACCGGGCGGGGCCGTTGACGGCGTCCGACGGCCGGGGCGGGAAGTGGGCGTACACCCCCGTCGTGCTGGCCGCCGTCGCGCTGCTCCTCGCCGGGATCGGCATCTGGGCCACCGAGGCGGACGGGCCGGGGGACGACTGCGCGGCGACCGCGCGGCTGGAGCCGCCGTGCGGGGCGTGGTGGGGCGCGTACGTCCCGTACGACGAGGACGGCCCGGCGGAGGGCTCGCTGACCAGGGCCGTGTACGCGTTCGAGAAGAAGATCGGCCGCAGGCTCGACCTCGTCTACAACTACCACGACATGTCGAACACGGAACTCGACGGCCAACTGCTCACCCCCGACGAGCGGGAGCTGGGTGAGGACCGGATGCTGATGCTGGCCTGGGAGTCCACGGTCTGGCGCGAGAAGCACCACGAGAACTGGACCGAGGACCAGCTGGGCTGGGCCGGCCTCGCCTCCGGCCGCTACGACGAGAAGATCGTCGACCCGCAGGCGCGCCGTATCAAGGAGTACGGCGAGAGGCACGGCAAGCGGATCTTCCTCTCCTTCGACCAGGAGGTCGACGCCCGGATCGAGGAGGGCGCGGGCACCCCGGCGCAGTACGTCGCCGCCTACCGCCATCTCCACGACCGCTTCCGGGAGTTGGGAGTGGACAACGTGGTGTGGGTGTGGACGGTCTCCGGCTTTCTCGGCAGCGCGGACGAGATGAAGGCGCTGTATCCGGGCGACGCGTACGTCGACTGGATCGGCATGGACCAGTACAACTACTTCCTCTGCCACGGCACCACCGACTGGAAGGACTTCGAGAGCAGCCAGCGCCCCACCTACGACTGGCTGCGGGCCCACGTCTCGGACGAGAAGCCGCTGATGCTCGCCGAGTTCGGCACGGTCCCGGATCCGGCGGACCCGGAACGGCAGCGCGACTGGTACGCCCGTATCCCCTACACGGTGCGCACGATGCCGGAGGTGAGGGCGCTGGTGCAGTGGAACCGGCCGGTGCCGGGGAAGTACTGCGACCTGACGGTCAACGAGGGCCCGGGGCTGGCCGGTTACCGCGAGGCGGGCCGGGACGGCTACTTCCGCCAGCCGCCGCCGGGACAGCCGCCGGGGTGAGCCTCACGCGCCGAACAGCACCCCGTGCGCCGTCGGCACGAACGCGTCCGCGCGCCGGAACCGCCGGGTCGCCACCGCCGCCACCGCCGTTCCCGTCCCCGGGCAGAACCCGAGGAACGCCTGCTGCCCGCTCGTCGCCCCGCAGTGGACGTACGCCGGACCCTCGGCGGTCTGGTGCTGGAACCAGGTCAGGGTGTGCGTGTGCGCCTTGCCGAGGCCGCGCCGCAGGACGGGGCGGCGCACCGCGCGCAGCGCGTCCGCGAGCGCCGGGGTGCGCTCCGGCCGCAGATGCGCCTCCAGGAAGGTCAGCAGATCGTGCGGGGTGGCCCGGACCCCGCCCGCCGTCACGAAGCCGCCCATGAGCAGCGGGGGGACCTCTCTCTCGCCGTCCGCCGCGTGCCCGACGGCGTCGGTGGCGGGGCCGGCGGGGCTCGTCGACGTGGCGGACAGGCCGAGCGGCGCCAGGACTTGTTCCTCCAGGAGCGCGTCCCAGCCCGTGCGGGTGGCGGCGGAGAGGGCGTGCCCGAGCACGGAGACACCGAAGTTGGAGTAGCGCCAGCGGGTGCCCGGCCGGTGGTGCGGGCGCGCGCGCAGGAACGCGTCGACCACGCGGTGCGCGGGATATCCGGCGAACGGGTTGGTCGACCAGCGCGACAGCGCCTGCGGGTAGAAGTCCCAGGGCAGCGGGGGCAGTCCGGACG
Above is a window of Streptomyces sp. NBC_01498 DNA encoding:
- a CDS encoding glycoside hydrolase family 26 protein; amino-acid sequence: MTASDGRGGKWAYTPVVLAAVALLLAGIGIWATEADGPGDDCAATARLEPPCGAWWGAYVPYDEDGPAEGSLTRAVYAFEKKIGRRLDLVYNYHDMSNTELDGQLLTPDERELGEDRMLMLAWESTVWREKHHENWTEDQLGWAGLASGRYDEKIVDPQARRIKEYGERHGKRIFLSFDQEVDARIEEGAGTPAQYVAAYRHLHDRFRELGVDNVVWVWTVSGFLGSADEMKALYPGDAYVDWIGMDQYNYFLCHGTTDWKDFESSQRPTYDWLRAHVSDEKPLMLAEFGTVPDPADPERQRDWYARIPYTVRTMPEVRALVQWNRPVPGKYCDLTVNEGPGLAGYREAGRDGYFRQPPPGQPPG
- a CDS encoding serine hydrolase domain-containing protein — its product is MTGPEQEPAAGGTRGVAQVARAALAGTPHDRLDAAVRAVDAPDVVFAMSVQGHRTLRASPGAEGLRYEIGSASKPYAGLLLAHLAGTGRLAYDDSAAACLGPEPPPSVAPITLRHLITHTSGLPPLPWDFYPQALSRWSTNPFAGYPAHRVVDAFLRARPHHRPGTRWRYSNFGVSVLGHALSAATRTGWDALLEEQVLAPLGLSATSTSPAGPATDAVGHAADGEREVPPLLMGGFVTAGGVRATPHDLLTFLEAHLRPERTPALADALRAVRRPVLRRGLGKAHTHTLTWFQHQTAEGPAYVHCGATSGQQAFLGFCPGTGTAVAAVATRRFRRADAFVPTAHGVLFGA